One Cryobacterium psychrophilum DNA segment encodes these proteins:
- a CDS encoding CpaF family protein, translated as MKLTDRVDAARRDGPLHRLDKKVPVLPSVARMTEEAWLGDEDRAAAPAPVADAQVPAPAPAPVVDPLAELKERAAQELFVRIGTRLNDASLSEEQLHSYARAELGNIVAAEQVPLSPEERTRLIAEIGADVLGFGPLEALLADVAVTEIMVNGHQQIFVERAGHLSLSDARFTSEAQLRRVIERIVAKVGRRIDESSPLVDARLADGSRVNAIIPPLAVDGSSLTIRKFAREPLTVKDLIDFGTLSAEMAQVLDACVKAKLNIIVSGGTGTGKTTLLNVLSSYIPPDERIITIEDAVELQLQQDHVIRLESRPANIEGKGEITIRDLVRNSLRMRPDRIVIGECRGGESLDMLQAMNTGHEGSISTVHSNSPRDAIARLETLVLMAGMDLPLRAIREQIASAIDVIVQITRLSDGTRRVTHVTEVQGMEGDIVTLQDAFVFDYSAGVDDTGRLRGHAVATGVRPRFADKFRDLGIPLSPSVFQANLVTRDKR; from the coding sequence ATGAAACTGACTGACCGAGTGGATGCGGCACGCCGCGACGGACCACTGCATCGCCTGGACAAGAAAGTCCCGGTCCTTCCCTCTGTGGCGAGGATGACGGAGGAGGCGTGGCTCGGAGATGAGGATCGGGCTGCCGCGCCCGCTCCGGTGGCCGACGCACAGGTGCCCGCCCCGGCGCCCGCGCCAGTGGTCGACCCCCTCGCGGAACTCAAGGAACGGGCCGCGCAGGAGCTTTTCGTCCGGATCGGAACGCGGCTGAACGACGCGAGCCTGAGCGAGGAGCAACTGCATTCGTATGCCAGGGCCGAACTCGGCAATATCGTCGCGGCCGAGCAGGTTCCCCTCAGTCCCGAGGAGCGCACCAGGCTGATCGCGGAGATCGGGGCCGACGTGCTCGGCTTCGGCCCGCTGGAGGCGCTGCTCGCCGACGTGGCGGTGACCGAGATCATGGTCAACGGTCACCAGCAGATCTTCGTCGAGCGGGCCGGGCACCTCAGCCTCAGCGACGCTCGTTTCACCAGCGAGGCGCAGCTGCGACGGGTGATCGAACGGATCGTGGCGAAAGTCGGGCGCCGCATCGACGAGTCGTCGCCCCTGGTGGACGCCCGCCTCGCCGACGGCTCGCGGGTGAACGCGATCATCCCGCCGCTCGCGGTCGACGGATCGTCGCTGACGATTCGCAAGTTCGCGCGCGAACCCCTCACCGTGAAGGACCTGATCGACTTCGGCACCCTCAGCGCCGAAATGGCCCAGGTGCTGGACGCCTGCGTGAAGGCCAAGCTCAACATCATCGTCTCCGGCGGAACCGGAACCGGCAAGACCACGCTGCTGAACGTGCTGTCCAGTTACATCCCGCCCGATGAGCGCATCATCACTATCGAGGACGCGGTGGAGCTGCAACTGCAGCAGGACCACGTCATCCGGCTGGAATCCCGGCCGGCGAACATCGAGGGCAAAGGCGAGATCACCATCCGTGACCTCGTGCGCAACTCCCTCCGGATGCGGCCGGACCGGATCGTGATCGGCGAGTGCCGCGGGGGAGAGAGCCTCGACATGCTGCAGGCGATGAACACCGGCCACGAGGGCTCCATCTCCACGGTGCACTCGAACTCGCCTCGCGACGCGATCGCACGGCTGGAGACTCTCGTGCTAATGGCCGGCATGGACCTGCCCCTGCGTGCGATTCGTGAACAGATCGCCTCTGCGATCGACGTGATCGTGCAGATCACTCGGCTCAGTGACGGCACCCGCCGGGTGACGCATGTGACCGAGGTGCAGGGCATGGAGGGCGACATCGTCACCCTCCAGGACGCCTTCGTGTTCGACTACAGTGCCGGCGTCGACGATACCGGACGCCTGCGGGGCCACGCCGTGGCGACCGGGGTGCGGCCACGATTCGCCGATAAGTTCCGGGACCTGGGAATTCCGCTGTCTCCGAGCGTGTTCCAGGCCAACCTCGTCACCCGGGATAAGCGATGA
- a CDS encoding type II secretion system F family protein, which produces MTPVMLYVGVAAALIALFVLLFLVIAPPRPRVPIERRRAPGTVDTSTLTRVTDRVVETIDGALHRRGRAPFTAEELEQASIRMQPSGFILMVLSASTVLALAGLVLGTGTPWAVPLMVTFAAVGPIGAKVLLGVRARQRRAKFAEQLDESLALLAGGLRAGHSLLRAVDAASQETPSPTADELARIVNETRIGRDLGDALDNTATRMGSEDFRWVAQAIAINREVGGNLSEVLDQVGHTIRERNEIRRQVKALAAEGKLSAWVLILLPVGVFTFLLLTQPNYFAGFFSSIWGIAALIVAAILLIGGSLWMMAVVKVKF; this is translated from the coding sequence ATGACCCCCGTCATGCTCTACGTCGGCGTCGCCGCCGCGCTCATCGCGCTGTTCGTGCTCCTCTTCCTTGTGATCGCACCGCCCCGCCCCAGGGTGCCGATCGAGCGCCGCCGCGCGCCGGGCACGGTGGACACGTCGACCCTCACCCGGGTGACCGACCGTGTGGTCGAGACGATCGACGGGGCGCTCCACCGTCGCGGACGGGCGCCGTTCACCGCAGAGGAACTGGAACAGGCCAGCATCCGGATGCAGCCGTCCGGTTTCATACTCATGGTGCTGTCGGCCTCGACCGTCCTGGCTCTGGCCGGGCTGGTGCTGGGCACCGGCACACCCTGGGCCGTGCCGCTGATGGTGACTTTCGCCGCGGTCGGGCCGATCGGGGCAAAGGTGCTGCTCGGCGTGCGTGCCCGGCAGCGTCGCGCGAAATTCGCGGAGCAACTCGACGAATCGCTTGCTCTTCTGGCCGGCGGTCTGCGAGCCGGCCACAGCCTCCTGCGGGCGGTCGATGCTGCGTCCCAGGAGACGCCGTCGCCGACGGCCGACGAACTGGCCCGGATCGTGAACGAGACTCGCATCGGGCGTGACCTGGGCGACGCCCTCGACAACACCGCCACCCGGATGGGGAGCGAGGACTTTCGCTGGGTTGCGCAGGCGATCGCCATCAACCGTGAGGTCGGCGGCAACCTCTCCGAAGTGCTCGACCAGGTGGGCCACACCATCCGGGAACGCAACGAGATCCGTCGCCAGGTGAAGGCGCTGGCTGCCGAAGGCAAGCTGTCCGCCTGGGTGCTGATTCTCCTGCCGGTCGGGGTCTTCACCTTCCTGCTGCTCACCCAGCCGAACTACTTCGCCGGATTCTTCAGCAGTATCTGGGGAATAGCCGCCCTCATCGTCGCGGCCATCCTGCTCATCGGCGGCTCATTGTGGATGATGGCCGTCGTCAAAGTGAAGTTCTAG
- a CDS encoding type II secretion system F family protein, whose product MPSLIAVLASLAVAGGFATLIGILVGGRAAQPVAEIGDSSPRFAAPGSVRVQRRWGMRELAPRGYLGMLDRRLALAGRPPAWTIDKILIAKPLAGTAGALLALLWISGDPVPTRFVLGILLVLLCFFVPDLLLVSRGQERQEQMQNALADTLDQMTIAVEAGLGFEAAMAKAATNGKGPLAEEFIRTLQDMSIGRTRTHAYQSLGDRTSSSDLRRFTRSVIQADTYGIAIADVLRVQAGEMRLRRRQRAEEKAMKVPVKVLFPLIFCILPVLFIVLLTPAVLSMVKAFS is encoded by the coding sequence ATGCCCTCACTCATTGCAGTCCTCGCCTCGCTCGCCGTCGCCGGCGGGTTTGCGACCCTCATCGGCATCCTCGTCGGCGGCCGCGCTGCCCAGCCGGTCGCGGAGATTGGCGACTCGTCTCCGCGGTTCGCCGCGCCGGGCTCCGTGCGCGTCCAACGCCGTTGGGGGATGCGTGAGCTGGCCCCCCGCGGGTACCTCGGGATGCTCGATCGGCGGCTCGCGCTCGCCGGGCGGCCACCCGCCTGGACCATAGACAAGATCCTCATCGCCAAGCCCCTGGCCGGCACGGCCGGTGCGCTCCTGGCGCTGCTCTGGATCAGCGGGGACCCGGTTCCGACTCGATTTGTGCTCGGCATCCTGCTCGTGCTGCTGTGTTTCTTCGTTCCCGACCTCTTGCTTGTCAGCCGCGGGCAGGAACGGCAGGAGCAGATGCAGAACGCCCTGGCCGACACCCTCGACCAGATGACGATCGCCGTGGAGGCCGGCCTCGGTTTTGAGGCGGCCATGGCCAAGGCGGCGACGAACGGCAAGGGCCCCCTCGCGGAGGAGTTCATCCGTACCCTGCAGGACATGAGCATCGGGCGCACTCGCACGCACGCCTACCAGTCGCTGGGCGATCGAACCTCGTCGTCGGATTTGCGCCGGTTCACCCGTTCGGTCATCCAGGCGGACACCTACGGCATCGCGATCGCGGACGTGCTCCGGGTACAGGCCGGGGAAATGCGCCTTCGACGCCGTCAGCGCGCCGAGGAGAAGGCCATGAAGGTGCCCGTCAAGGTGCTCTTCCCGCTCATCTTCTGCATCCTGCCGGTGCTGTTCATCGTGCTGCTCACCCCGGCCGTGCTCAGCATGGTCAAGGCGTTCTCCTAA
- a CDS encoding YajQ family cyclic di-GMP-binding protein, which translates to MADSTFDIVSKVDPMEVDNALNQAHKEVAQRYDFKNVGASIAMSGEKVLMKANTEERVKAILEVFESKLIKRGISLRSLDAGEPFASGKEYRIETTMKAGIDQENAKKIGKIIRDEGPKGVKSQIQGDELRVSSKSRDDLQSVMALLKGKDLDVALQFVNFR; encoded by the coding sequence ATGGCAGATTCTACGTTCGACATCGTTAGCAAGGTCGACCCGATGGAGGTCGACAACGCCCTCAACCAGGCGCACAAAGAGGTCGCCCAGCGGTATGACTTCAAGAATGTGGGTGCCTCGATCGCGATGAGCGGCGAGAAGGTCCTCATGAAGGCCAACACGGAGGAGCGCGTCAAGGCCATCCTCGAAGTGTTCGAGTCCAAGCTCATCAAGCGTGGTATTTCCCTGCGCAGCCTCGACGCGGGTGAGCCATTCGCCTCCGGCAAGGAATACCGCATAGAAACCACGATGAAGGCCGGTATCGACCAGGAGAACGCGAAGAAGATCGGCAAGATCATCCGCGACGAGGGCCCGAAGGGCGTCAAGAGCCAGATCCAGGGCGACGAGCTGCGCGTGAGTTCCAAGAGCCGCGATGACCTGCAGTCGGTGATGGCGCTGCTCAAGGGCAAAGACCTTGATGTGGCGCTGCAGTTCGTCAACTTCCGCTAG
- a CDS encoding LacI family DNA-binding transcriptional regulator, which produces MAGIEDVARLAGVSTATVSRTLSGRGPVKPATRLKVEAAAGELGYVVSASASSLASGRTKNIGVVVPFLGSWFFSSVVEGAQRALLRNGYDLTLYNLSGGGDERASVFEHFLLRQRLDAVIAVSLELTEHEVDRLHAVGKPIVGVGVGGPSNGVRTLTIDDAAVARRATEHLLALGHTRIGHVGGSKELDLDFHLPTNRRLGYEGALEAAEIAVSVDLFEPANFTMRGGYQATRRLLERDDGRPSAIFAASDEMAIGCILAARDLGLSVPHDVSVIGIDDHNLADFFGLTTMAQFPQAQGEKAVDILMEQLHPRPHEPGDLNLPMPFELITRSSTAPPRAESAYRGAGDLSRHRGTGPVR; this is translated from the coding sequence ATGGCCGGAATCGAAGACGTCGCCCGTCTGGCAGGCGTGTCGACCGCCACCGTCTCGCGCACGCTGAGCGGCAGGGGACCGGTCAAACCGGCCACCCGGCTCAAGGTCGAGGCTGCGGCCGGTGAGCTCGGCTACGTAGTGTCGGCGAGCGCATCGAGCCTCGCTTCCGGTCGCACCAAGAACATCGGTGTTGTCGTCCCGTTCCTCGGCAGCTGGTTCTTCTCGAGCGTCGTGGAGGGAGCGCAACGGGCCCTCCTCCGCAACGGCTACGACCTCACCCTCTATAACCTTTCCGGCGGCGGAGACGAGCGGGCCAGCGTCTTCGAGCATTTTCTCCTTCGACAGCGACTGGATGCTGTCATCGCCGTCTCGCTTGAGCTCACCGAACATGAGGTCGACCGTTTACACGCTGTGGGAAAGCCGATCGTCGGCGTCGGCGTCGGCGGCCCCAGCAATGGTGTGCGCACCCTCACGATCGACGACGCGGCCGTCGCCCGCCGAGCCACGGAGCATCTGCTGGCGCTCGGACACACCCGCATCGGCCATGTCGGTGGCAGCAAGGAGCTCGACCTCGACTTTCACCTGCCGACGAACCGGCGACTCGGCTACGAGGGAGCCCTCGAAGCGGCCGAGATCGCCGTGTCGGTAGACCTGTTCGAGCCGGCGAACTTCACCATGCGCGGAGGCTACCAGGCCACGCGCCGGCTGCTTGAGCGTGACGACGGACGCCCGAGCGCCATTTTCGCCGCCTCCGACGAGATGGCGATCGGGTGCATCCTCGCGGCGAGGGACCTCGGGCTCTCGGTACCCCACGACGTGTCGGTCATCGGCATTGACGACCACAATCTCGCCGACTTCTTCGGCCTCACGACCATGGCGCAGTTCCCGCAGGCCCAGGGGGAGAAAGCGGTGGATATCTTGATGGAGCAGCTACACCCCCGACCGCACGAACCCGGCGACCTCAATCTCCCGATGCCATTCGAGCTCATTACGCGCTCCAGCACCGCGCCCCCGCGAGCTGAATCGGCGTACCGCGGCGCCGGGGATCTCTCCCGGCACCGCGGTACCGGCCCGGTACGATAG
- a CDS encoding inositol monophosphatase family protein, producing MTAAVTSDLLAIARRTALEAGELAHRRRAEGVQIAASKSSPEDVVTNADREVEALIRARLAAARPGDGFYGEESEATDGSTGLTWVVDPIDGTVNYLYGIPHYAISIAVVEGDPKPATWNTLAGVVVNPAIGEVYTAAAGQGAFLGERRLAVNTGVPLSLALAGTGFGYAAKRRLWQAAVVQGLIGEVRDIRRMGAAALDLCSVAAGRLDVYYERGLHPWDHAAGALIAREAGARVGAFGKNTEGIDLLVAAAPDLYDQFVPLLEQLFTRLDQESS from the coding sequence ATGACTGCCGCCGTGACATCAGACCTGCTCGCCATTGCCCGACGCACCGCGCTCGAGGCCGGGGAGCTTGCGCATCGTCGCCGCGCGGAGGGCGTACAGATTGCGGCGTCCAAGTCGTCACCGGAAGACGTGGTGACGAACGCCGACCGGGAGGTCGAGGCCCTCATCCGCGCCAGGCTCGCGGCGGCGCGGCCGGGTGATGGCTTTTACGGGGAGGAATCGGAGGCCACCGACGGTTCAACCGGACTCACCTGGGTCGTCGACCCGATCGACGGCACCGTCAACTATCTCTATGGAATTCCGCACTACGCGATCAGCATCGCCGTCGTGGAGGGCGACCCGAAACCGGCGACATGGAACACGCTTGCCGGGGTCGTCGTGAACCCGGCAATCGGGGAGGTCTACACGGCGGCAGCTGGCCAAGGTGCGTTTCTGGGCGAGCGCCGCCTCGCCGTGAACACCGGCGTGCCGCTATCGCTCGCGCTCGCGGGAACCGGCTTTGGGTATGCGGCGAAGCGGCGACTGTGGCAGGCCGCCGTCGTGCAGGGACTCATTGGCGAGGTGCGGGACATTCGACGAATGGGTGCCGCGGCGCTGGACCTGTGCTCGGTGGCGGCCGGCCGCCTGGACGTGTACTACGAGCGCGGTCTGCACCCGTGGGACCACGCGGCGGGTGCTCTCATTGCGCGGGAGGCAGGTGCCCGTGTGGGGGCTTTCGGCAAGAACACCGAGGGAATCGACCTGCTGGTCGCCGCCGCCCCAGACCTCTACGATCAGTTTGTGCCACTCCTAGAACAGCTTTTCACCCGGTTAGATCAGGAATCGTCGTGA
- a CDS encoding peptidoglycan DD-metalloendopeptidase family protein, which yields MPDSSDTTDPALPLTRRELRERERRAAAEAEPVDVPAGIVPSADAELTAATESVIVNELAEPSLVVAIVTESDRVIAAPAADEERESHTSLLLSDAPTSTMSIPIPTRSQLRRDAEARTAGPKRARTEVAASAESGAATGAFAPRGRFVPATTPPRIAPRAQPVSDRMRKFATTSMTVAAMGFVALMAVSTSLPAQALLSTAEVRASAQAASRPSMEGVQTLDIAGGDTITVERDGYSSSTIAEVAAASGIRMEATFTNNPNGTIQWPFAVGVHIGDQKGPRNCAGCSANHGGQDFNPGVGAPIQAIADGVVSLAQDGEGSLGVHMVIDHMIDGKLVSSVYAHMIHGSMNFQKGDVVKVGQVIGKTGSTGMSTGPHLHFEIREGGKGGTKVDPLKWLYAHTN from the coding sequence GTGCCTGACTCGAGTGACACCACAGACCCCGCTCTTCCCCTCACTCGCCGCGAGTTGCGCGAGCGTGAACGCCGGGCCGCCGCCGAAGCCGAGCCCGTCGACGTTCCGGCAGGCATCGTTCCCAGCGCCGACGCAGAACTGACCGCGGCCACCGAGTCCGTCATCGTGAACGAGCTGGCCGAGCCCAGCCTCGTTGTCGCCATCGTCACTGAGTCCGATCGGGTCATTGCGGCCCCCGCTGCCGATGAAGAACGTGAATCGCACACGAGCCTGCTCCTGTCCGATGCGCCGACGTCGACAATGTCGATTCCGATTCCCACGCGCTCGCAGCTCCGCCGCGACGCCGAGGCCCGCACGGCTGGTCCGAAGCGGGCGCGCACGGAGGTCGCGGCCAGCGCGGAGTCTGGCGCTGCGACAGGGGCCTTCGCCCCGAGGGGTCGCTTTGTTCCCGCCACGACGCCTCCGCGCATCGCACCGCGGGCCCAGCCCGTGAGTGACCGCATGCGCAAGTTCGCGACGACGAGCATGACCGTCGCCGCCATGGGGTTTGTAGCCCTGATGGCCGTCTCGACCTCGCTGCCCGCGCAAGCGTTGCTGTCGACGGCCGAGGTGCGGGCATCCGCTCAGGCCGCCTCGCGTCCCAGCATGGAGGGCGTGCAGACACTCGATATCGCCGGCGGCGATACCATCACGGTGGAACGCGACGGTTACTCGTCAAGCACCATCGCGGAGGTCGCTGCCGCGAGCGGTATTCGAATGGAAGCGACCTTCACCAACAACCCCAACGGCACGATCCAGTGGCCCTTTGCCGTTGGTGTGCACATTGGTGACCAGAAGGGCCCGCGTAACTGCGCCGGCTGCTCCGCGAACCACGGAGGCCAGGACTTCAACCCGGGCGTCGGCGCCCCCATCCAGGCGATAGCGGATGGCGTGGTCAGCCTCGCCCAAGACGGTGAAGGCAGCCTCGGCGTGCACATGGTCATTGACCACATGATCGACGGCAAGCTCGTGTCGAGCGTCTACGCGCACATGATCCACGGCTCGATGAACTTCCAGAAGGGTGACGTCGTCAAGGTGGGCCAGGTCATCGGCAAGACCGGCAGTACCGGAATGTCGACCGGTCCGCACCTGCACTTCGAGATCCGCGAGGGTGGCAAAGGCGGCACCAAGGTGGACCCGCTCAAGTGGCTCTACGCCCACACGAACTAG